One genomic window of Polyangium aurulentum includes the following:
- a CDS encoding response regulator gives MAKQQLLLVDADPRSLRVLEVSLKKAGYSVTTAHDGADALAKIELSTPDLILSDTRLANVDGYALVRRLKERSEWASIPVVFLTSQKSIEDKIRGLELGVEDYLTKPIFVRELIARVNLLLARRTREGIATKQQHQTGRDDRTRFSGRVADMGVVDLLQTFEVSRKSGICHIRNAGQEAHVFFRDGKVVDATLGRLVGEEAVYRALLWNDGSFEVEFCRVDNTDVIGTSTQGLLMEGMRRVDEWGRLLEALPPLTTVFEVNAEELVDRLNEIPDELNGILKLFDGRRDLMAVVDTSPFEDLSTLSTISKLYFEGLLLPVATSPSLPPEDAMVGGDGAHEAEGPATAAVRSLSTSVSSRALVPSDRSTPLPGELLFEDSVVPPASSFAMERAPATRVGNPSAWSAVESPLRPIGVGTPGTNGAPAARAPETIRQGTPGLRSGATAPALVENDERPPATRRAGGKNIEGRVATPATPDVTHPPESDPPASHDEPDEPAAAAAPEREPVAAPIAEPEPAASLAAAIEAEAAPAEEPPPPAALAEPADDQAAAPAVEAPSAEDSEAAAATSEEAAPLSEGARPRISEPPVSSDVVPMGLSPEMRARRARLMKVVGAIVAVLALLVIVAIAKQGSPKKTDARTAPTTITPAPVVTPPKPTATPAETAPPAPAPTPTAEAEASSAPTAAPTTAPTAAPAVASTAAPASTGKPAGGSGEAPTPPPTSAPPSDDAGPLPVRIQKAMEAGNMGKARQLAKQYTEQSPGSANAWYLLGASGGGKAAYRKCAEIAGPDSGMGAECKALAGD, from the coding sequence GTGGCGAAACAACAGCTCCTCCTGGTCGACGCCGACCCCAGAAGCCTCCGGGTGCTCGAAGTAAGCCTGAAAAAGGCTGGCTACAGCGTCACGACCGCGCATGACGGAGCCGACGCCCTGGCCAAGATCGAGCTCTCGACGCCCGATCTCATCCTCTCCGACACCCGCCTCGCCAACGTCGACGGCTACGCGCTCGTCCGACGCTTGAAGGAGCGGTCGGAGTGGGCCTCGATCCCGGTCGTCTTTCTGACGAGCCAGAAGTCGATCGAGGACAAAATCCGCGGCCTCGAGCTCGGCGTCGAAGACTATCTCACCAAGCCGATCTTCGTCCGCGAGCTCATCGCGCGCGTGAACCTCTTGCTCGCGCGGCGCACGCGCGAGGGCATCGCGACGAAGCAGCAGCACCAGACCGGCCGCGACGATCGCACGCGCTTCAGCGGTCGCGTCGCGGACATGGGCGTGGTCGATCTGCTCCAGACCTTCGAGGTCAGCCGAAAGAGCGGCATCTGCCACATCCGCAACGCGGGCCAGGAGGCGCACGTCTTCTTCCGCGACGGCAAGGTCGTCGACGCGACACTTGGCCGGCTCGTCGGCGAAGAGGCCGTCTACCGCGCGCTGCTCTGGAACGACGGCAGCTTCGAGGTCGAGTTCTGCAGGGTCGACAATACCGACGTCATCGGCACCTCGACGCAGGGCCTGCTCATGGAGGGCATGCGCCGCGTCGACGAGTGGGGGCGCCTGCTCGAGGCGCTGCCGCCGCTCACCACGGTCTTCGAGGTGAACGCCGAGGAGCTCGTCGACAGGCTGAACGAGATCCCCGACGAGCTGAACGGCATCCTCAAGCTCTTCGACGGGCGGCGCGATCTGATGGCCGTCGTCGACACCTCGCCGTTCGAGGATCTGTCGACGCTCTCGACCATCTCCAAGCTCTACTTCGAGGGCCTTCTGCTGCCCGTCGCGACGTCGCCTTCGCTGCCGCCCGAGGACGCGATGGTGGGCGGCGATGGCGCGCACGAGGCCGAGGGGCCTGCGACGGCCGCGGTCCGCTCGCTCTCGACGTCGGTTTCGTCGCGCGCGCTCGTGCCGAGCGATCGCAGCACGCCCCTGCCTGGCGAGCTTTTGTTCGAGGATTCGGTCGTCCCGCCGGCGTCGTCGTTCGCGATGGAGCGCGCGCCGGCGACGCGCGTGGGCAACCCGTCCGCGTGGTCCGCGGTGGAGAGCCCGCTGCGGCCCATCGGCGTGGGCACGCCGGGCACGAACGGCGCGCCGGCCGCGCGCGCGCCGGAGACGATCCGGCAGGGAACGCCGGGGTTGCGCAGCGGAGCGACCGCGCCTGCGCTCGTCGAGAACGACGAGCGTCCGCCCGCGACCCGTCGCGCAGGCGGCAAGAACATCGAAGGAAGGGTCGCGACGCCGGCCACGCCCGACGTCACGCACCCGCCCGAGTCCGATCCGCCTGCGTCGCACGACGAGCCGGACGAGCCCGCGGCCGCGGCTGCACCCGAGCGCGAGCCTGTTGCCGCGCCGATCGCCGAGCCCGAGCCTGCGGCGTCGCTCGCCGCAGCGATCGAAGCCGAAGCCGCGCCTGCCGAGGAGCCCCCGCCGCCGGCTGCGCTCGCCGAGCCCGCGGACGATCAAGCCGCTGCGCCTGCGGTCGAGGCCCCGAGCGCGGAGGACAGCGAGGCTGCCGCGGCGACGAGCGAGGAAGCCGCGCCGCTGTCGGAGGGCGCGCGGCCCCGCATCAGCGAGCCGCCCGTCTCGAGCGACGTCGTGCCGATGGGCCTGTCGCCCGAGATGCGAGCGCGCCGCGCGCGCCTGATGAAGGTCGTCGGCGCGATCGTCGCCGTGCTCGCCCTGCTCGTGATCGTCGCGATCGCCAAGCAAGGTTCGCCCAAGAAGACCGACGCGCGGACCGCTCCCACCACGATCACGCCCGCGCCCGTGGTCACGCCGCCCAAGCCCACGGCGACGCCGGCCGAGACCGCGCCGCCCGCGCCTGCGCCCACGCCCACGGCCGAGGCCGAGGCCTCGAGCGCGCCCACGGCCGCGCCGACGACCGCGCCCACCGCAGCGCCCGCCGTGGCGTCCACCGCGGCCCCTGCGAGCACGGGCAAACCCGCGGGTGGAAGCGGCGAGGCTCCCACGCCACCGCCCACGTCCGCGCCCCCGAGCGACGACGCGGGCCCGCTCCCGGTCCGCATCCAGAAGGCGATGGAGGCCGGAAACATGGGCAAGGCGCGGCAGCTCGCCAAGCAGTACACCGAGCAGAGCCCCGGCAGCGCCAACGCCTGGTATCTCCTCGGCGCCTCCGGCGGGGGCAAGGCCGCGTATCGCAAGTGCGCCGAGATCGCCGGACCGGACTCCGGCATGGGCGCCGAGTGCAAGGCGCTCGCGGGGGATTGA
- a CDS encoding ABC transporter permease: MNGALLARVARRLGWAVVVAFGVTTLSFFIAHVLPGDPTRMLVGPQASAKDVERARALYGLDQPISTRYVRFWKRLVHRGEGPTAEARKSPDHRSCAALGPVHLDLGHSFHYRRPVVDLVEAKLPRSLELALAALCVQLTIGIGLGALAAARRGSRADELAMGASLLGLSAPTFLSGLVLQYVLAYKLAILPYDGYGKTSADHLRSIILPALTLGIYGSALYARITRDELGARLADDHVRVARAKGASWARAVLVHGLRNALVPIATLAVLDLGALVGGAVVTEKLFRWPGMGQMTVEALLNRDGPVIAATVLVASIAVVLSTLLLDVLTYLLDPRLRAQR, from the coding sequence ATGAACGGCGCGCTCCTCGCTCGCGTGGCTCGGCGCCTCGGCTGGGCGGTGGTGGTCGCGTTCGGCGTGACCACGCTGTCCTTCTTCATCGCGCACGTCTTGCCGGGCGATCCGACGCGCATGCTCGTCGGGCCGCAGGCGTCGGCGAAGGACGTCGAGCGCGCGCGCGCCCTCTACGGGCTCGATCAGCCGATCTCCACGCGCTACGTGCGCTTCTGGAAGCGGCTCGTGCACCGCGGCGAGGGCCCGACGGCCGAGGCGCGCAAGTCGCCCGATCACAGGAGCTGCGCGGCGCTCGGGCCCGTTCACCTCGATCTCGGCCACAGCTTCCACTACCGGCGGCCCGTGGTCGATCTCGTGGAGGCGAAGCTGCCGCGATCGCTCGAGCTTGCGCTGGCGGCGCTCTGCGTGCAGCTCACGATCGGCATCGGGCTCGGCGCGCTCGCGGCGGCGCGAAGAGGCAGCCGCGCGGACGAGCTGGCCATGGGCGCGTCGCTGCTCGGCCTGAGCGCGCCGACGTTCCTGTCGGGGCTCGTCTTGCAGTACGTGCTCGCCTACAAGCTCGCGATCTTGCCGTACGACGGCTACGGCAAGACGAGCGCCGATCACCTCCGCTCGATCATCCTGCCCGCGCTCACGCTCGGCATCTACGGCAGCGCGCTCTACGCGCGCATCACGCGTGACGAGCTCGGCGCGCGGCTCGCCGACGATCACGTGCGTGTCGCTCGCGCCAAGGGAGCCTCGTGGGCGAGGGCTGTCCTCGTTCACGGGCTGCGCAACGCGCTCGTGCCGATCGCGACGCTCGCGGTGCTCGATCTCGGGGCGCTCGTGGGCGGCGCGGTGGTGACCGAGAAGCTCTTTCGCTGGCCCGGCATGGGGCAGATGACCGTCGAGGCGCTGCTCAACCGCGACGGGCCGGTGATCGCCGCGACCGTGCTCGTGGCGTCGATCGCGGTCGTGCTCTCGACGCTCCTGCTCGATGTGCTGACGTACCTGCTCGATCCCCGCCTGCGCGCGCAGCGCTGA
- a CDS encoding ABC transporter substrate-binding protein, producing the protein MWRAAARRFAKNRAAMTGLALVLALALFALAGPLVIGAAPDESDFSLSRGPLAAPPGPSSEHPLGTDALYRDVLARLAHGARLSLGVAVLAAALTTLIGAAVGLVAGSTADTKRLRFIDAAMMRAVDVLLALPFLLVVTAVGVALGRSSALTVLLVLGLTGWGGAARLVREKTREVLHREFVSAARALGARPLRVTFRHVVPNLSGSLIVLATSAVGGMILAEAVLGYLTLGVPPPAASWGRMLHEAEPFLATRLGLAAAPAVAILLAVLGFGRVGDGLRDALEPRRGDERPQRGRLPADLLLTAAALLLLLAARPSSVGPPIGKESTATEPVRGGWLRVATIVNVRTLDPALAYDEAATAIEGLLFARLVTFREDGTLVPELAREVQESPDGLRYTFLLREGVRFHDGAPLTAADVKRSIERTLDRRTPSPAASHYAMIAGFDPFHAGTSRELTGVRVVGDLAVEITLSRPDTTFLPLMTLAFMAPVCPSSGTFVDSTRPREPCGTGPFRLASWEPEGAIRLARHEGYFERGKPYLDGIEWGTSERATAQRYKFEDGALDYLRDLGTTDAALYRADPAWNGRWRLSPSRAVNAIFMNTEMAPFDLRAVRRAVAMAIDPSVLEKVRGEVQATDRVLPEGIPGPHRATPMRRHDRAAALAEMAKAGYPFDPATGKGGYPHAVDYLAPADTFEQQAAEVYAQQLAKIGIRVRLRLTSYATYLAEASRRRTTQMGWAGWKADFPDPSNFFEPTLSSSAIAEEGSQNYAFFASPELDRVLEAAHAERDREARMRGYARAEEIVRDEAPWAPTYAPRVLELWQPYVRGYAPHPVLPQRFNDVWIDAAARSAQARARSSGALPAAIFSSLTRRGGP; encoded by the coding sequence ATGTGGCGGGCGGCCGCGCGAAGGTTCGCGAAGAACCGAGCGGCCATGACGGGGCTCGCCCTGGTGCTCGCGCTCGCGCTCTTCGCGCTCGCAGGCCCCCTCGTCATCGGAGCCGCGCCGGACGAGAGCGACTTCTCCCTCTCCCGCGGCCCGCTCGCCGCGCCCCCAGGTCCCTCGTCGGAGCACCCGCTCGGCACCGACGCGCTCTATAGAGACGTGCTCGCGCGCCTCGCGCACGGCGCGCGGCTGTCTCTCGGCGTCGCCGTCCTCGCCGCCGCGCTCACCACGCTGATCGGCGCGGCCGTGGGCCTCGTCGCGGGCTCGACGGCGGACACGAAGAGGCTGCGCTTCATCGATGCGGCGATGATGCGCGCCGTCGACGTGCTGCTCGCGCTGCCGTTTCTGCTGGTGGTGACGGCCGTCGGCGTGGCGCTCGGTCGATCGAGCGCGCTCACCGTGCTGCTCGTGCTCGGGTTGACGGGCTGGGGCGGCGCGGCGCGGCTCGTCCGTGAAAAGACGCGCGAGGTCCTCCACCGCGAGTTCGTCTCGGCCGCGCGCGCGCTCGGCGCTCGACCTCTGCGCGTGACCTTCCGCCACGTCGTCCCCAACCTCTCGGGATCGCTCATCGTGCTCGCGACGTCGGCCGTCGGCGGGATGATCCTCGCCGAGGCGGTGCTCGGTTACCTGACCCTCGGCGTTCCGCCTCCCGCGGCCTCGTGGGGTCGGATGCTGCACGAGGCCGAGCCCTTCCTCGCGACGCGGCTCGGGCTCGCGGCGGCGCCGGCGGTGGCCATCCTGCTCGCGGTGCTCGGCTTCGGGCGCGTGGGCGACGGGCTGCGCGACGCGCTCGAGCCGCGTCGAGGGGACGAGCGACCCCAGCGCGGGCGGCTTCCGGCGGATCTGTTGCTCACGGCCGCGGCCCTCCTTCTCCTGCTCGCAGCGCGCCCGAGCAGCGTGGGTCCGCCGATTGGTAAGGAGAGCACGGCGACGGAGCCGGTGCGCGGCGGGTGGCTGCGCGTGGCGACGATCGTGAACGTGCGGACGCTCGATCCGGCGCTCGCCTACGACGAGGCGGCGACGGCGATCGAGGGCCTCCTCTTCGCGCGGCTCGTGACCTTCCGCGAGGACGGCACGCTCGTGCCCGAACTCGCGCGCGAGGTACAAGAGTCGCCGGACGGCCTGCGCTACACGTTCCTCTTGCGCGAGGGCGTGCGCTTCCACGACGGAGCGCCCCTCACGGCCGCCGACGTGAAGCGATCGATCGAGCGCACGCTCGACCGGCGCACGCCGAGCCCCGCGGCGAGCCACTACGCGATGATCGCGGGCTTCGATCCGTTCCACGCGGGCACGTCGCGCGAGCTGACCGGCGTGCGCGTCGTCGGCGACCTCGCGGTGGAGATCACGCTGAGCCGGCCGGACACGACGTTCCTGCCGCTGATGACCCTCGCCTTCATGGCGCCGGTCTGTCCCTCGTCGGGCACGTTCGTCGACAGCACGAGGCCGCGCGAGCCCTGCGGCACAGGCCCGTTCCGCCTCGCCTCGTGGGAGCCCGAAGGCGCGATCCGGCTCGCGCGGCACGAGGGGTACTTCGAGCGGGGCAAGCCCTACCTCGACGGCATCGAGTGGGGGACGAGCGAGCGGGCGACCGCGCAACGCTACAAGTTCGAGGACGGCGCGCTCGACTACCTGCGCGACCTCGGCACGACCGACGCGGCCCTCTACCGCGCCGATCCGGCCTGGAACGGGCGGTGGAGGCTGTCGCCGTCGCGCGCGGTGAACGCGATCTTCATGAACACGGAGATGGCGCCGTTCGATCTGCGCGCGGTGCGGCGCGCGGTCGCGATGGCGATCGACCCTTCCGTTCTCGAGAAGGTGCGCGGCGAGGTGCAGGCCACCGACCGCGTGCTGCCCGAGGGCATCCCGGGCCCTCATCGCGCGACGCCCATGCGGCGGCACGATCGCGCGGCCGCGCTCGCGGAGATGGCGAAGGCGGGCTACCCGTTCGATCCGGCGACGGGCAAAGGCGGCTATCCGCACGCCGTGGACTACCTCGCGCCCGCGGACACGTTCGAGCAGCAGGCAGCCGAGGTGTACGCGCAGCAGCTCGCGAAGATCGGCATCCGCGTGCGGCTGCGGCTCACGAGCTACGCGACCTACCTCGCCGAGGCCTCGCGCCGCCGCACGACGCAGATGGGCTGGGCCGGCTGGAAGGCCGACTTCCCCGACCCCTCGAACTTCTTCGAGCCCACGCTCTCGTCGAGCGCCATCGCCGAGGAGGGCTCGCAGAACTACGCCTTCTTCGCGAGCCCCGAGCTCGACCGCGTGCTCGAGGCGGCGCACGCCGAGCGCGACCGGGAAGCGCGGATGCGGGGCTACGCGCGTGCAGAGGAGATCGTGCGGGACGAGGCTCCGTGGGCGCCGACGTACGCGCCGCGCGTGCTCGAGCTCTGGCAGCCGTACGTGCGCGGATACGCGCCGCACCCGGTCTTGCCGCAGCGGTTCAACGACGTGTGGATCGACGCCGCGGCCCGCTCCGCGCAGGCGCGCGCAAGATCCAGCGGCGCGCTGCCGGCCGCGATCTTCTCGAGCCTCACGCGCCGAGGAGGGCCATGA
- a CDS encoding alpha/beta fold hydrolase, giving the protein MAPKQAEPPRPIERVIRDVTARGVRMRVLEAGSGPALLLVHGFMVSHREFEDVIDAFARRFHVIAPDLPGFGESEKPSPTRYPYGIEAFAESMADLIAAFGVGRASVLGHSMGAGVALTLAAEHPELVTRLVVEDALCYPFPLSFKARLPLIPILGGVIFKQLYGRAMFRAYFRDDVFRPGAELPMARIDQHYDFFNAPESRESAYAILRAMMDTRPIVARVTRITTPTLVVWGREDKLFPAASAQRLAREIHGAKLEIMNAGHSPHEERPREFVSLVTQFLEGMR; this is encoded by the coding sequence ATGGCCCCCAAACAAGCTGAGCCGCCGCGACCCATCGAGCGCGTGATCCGGGACGTGACCGCCCGGGGCGTGCGCATGCGCGTCCTCGAAGCGGGCTCGGGCCCGGCCCTCCTTCTCGTGCACGGCTTCATGGTCAGCCACCGCGAGTTCGAGGACGTCATCGACGCGTTCGCGCGCCGCTTCCACGTCATCGCCCCCGACCTGCCCGGCTTCGGCGAGAGCGAGAAGCCGAGCCCCACGCGCTACCCCTACGGCATCGAGGCCTTCGCAGAGTCGATGGCCGATCTCATCGCGGCCTTCGGCGTCGGCCGCGCGTCGGTGCTCGGCCACTCGATGGGCGCCGGCGTCGCGCTCACGCTCGCGGCCGAGCACCCCGAGCTCGTCACGCGCCTCGTCGTGGAGGACGCGCTCTGTTACCCCTTCCCCTTGAGCTTCAAGGCGCGCCTGCCGCTCATCCCCATCCTGGGCGGCGTGATCTTCAAGCAGCTCTACGGCCGCGCGATGTTCCGCGCCTACTTCCGCGACGACGTCTTCCGCCCCGGCGCCGAGCTGCCCATGGCGCGCATCGACCAGCACTACGACTTCTTCAACGCGCCCGAGTCGCGCGAGAGCGCCTACGCGATCCTGCGCGCGATGATGGACACGCGGCCCATCGTCGCGCGCGTCACGCGCATCACGACGCCCACGCTCGTCGTGTGGGGGCGCGAGGACAAGCTCTTCCCCGCCGCCTCGGCGCAGAGGCTCGCGCGCGAGATCCACGGAGCCAAGCTCGAGATCATGAACGCCGGCCACTCGCCGCACGAGGAGCGGCCGCGCGAGTTCGTCTCGCTCGTCACGCAGTTCCTGGAGGGCATGCGCTGA
- a CDS encoding MerR family transcriptional regulator, producing MQRIPDDVLDRLEREHEQGITSAEILDIFAEHGIKFSEATLRKYVQLGLLPRSVRVGRKGKHQGSQGLYPASVVRQIQRIKEMMAQDYTIEEIQREFLFVRGDIEELERTISKVFEALRDAAKDRKSETSGRAIQSDLVAAESLAKELVAKLSMIEERLMAQARLSRRVAAGGS from the coding sequence TTGCAGCGGATCCCGGACGACGTGCTCGACCGCCTCGAGCGCGAGCACGAACAAGGCATCACGTCGGCCGAGATCCTGGACATCTTCGCCGAGCACGGGATCAAGTTCAGTGAGGCCACGCTGCGCAAGTACGTGCAGCTCGGCCTGCTCCCGCGGAGCGTCCGCGTGGGGCGCAAAGGGAAGCATCAGGGCTCGCAGGGGCTCTACCCGGCGAGCGTGGTGCGGCAGATCCAGCGCATCAAAGAGATGATGGCGCAGGACTACACGATCGAGGAAATCCAGCGGGAGTTCCTCTTCGTACGCGGTGACATCGAGGAGCTGGAGCGCACGATCAGCAAGGTGTTCGAGGCGCTCAGGGATGCAGCGAAGGACAGAAAGAGCGAGACGAGCGGACGCGCGATCCAGTCGGATCTCGTCGCCGCCGAGTCGCTCGCCAAGGAGCTGGTGGCCAAGCTCTCGATGATCGAAGAGCGGCTGATGGCGCAGGCGCGCCTGTCG